One stretch of Priestia megaterium DNA includes these proteins:
- a CDS encoding ABC transporter permease: protein MISLVQNEMIKLVRKKRLLIVTLIMGVLISMFTYAQLRETQRLQEKLGTTDWRSTLQQEIIDTQNRLSGSQISDDWRKQLEIRVAQQQYYLDNDINPSEPGAPTFVRGFIENAIQLLLPLMIMIIAADLVSSEYSLGSIKVLLTRPVKRWKILLSKYITLVMSVSFLILMFGVLSYLISGVVFGFKGWTAPILTGFSVQGNDLNTADVHLISQWRYILMEFGLAWFVSLVVGTLAFMLSVLIKSTAAGMGVMLACLIAGTILSSMVSSWHSAKYLFMVNLNLTSYLQGTAPPTEGMTLGFSLGVLTIWGLAGLLVSFLVFTKKDVY, encoded by the coding sequence TTGATTAGTTTGGTTCAAAATGAAATGATCAAGCTTGTTCGAAAAAAGCGCCTCTTAATCGTTACGCTTATTATGGGCGTTTTGATTTCCATGTTCACATATGCTCAGCTTCGCGAAACGCAGCGCCTTCAAGAAAAGCTAGGAACGACCGATTGGCGCAGTACGCTGCAGCAAGAAATTATCGATACGCAAAACCGGCTGAGCGGAAGCCAAATTTCAGATGATTGGCGCAAGCAGCTTGAAATTCGCGTGGCGCAGCAACAGTATTACTTAGATAACGATATCAATCCTTCAGAACCAGGAGCGCCAACGTTTGTGCGAGGGTTCATTGAAAACGCCATTCAGCTTTTGCTGCCGCTGATGATTATGATTATTGCAGCGGATTTAGTGTCTTCAGAGTACAGCTTGGGATCCATCAAGGTATTGTTGACGAGGCCTGTGAAACGGTGGAAAATCCTGCTTAGTAAATATATCACGCTCGTCATGTCCGTCTCGTTTTTAATTTTAATGTTTGGCGTTTTGTCGTATCTCATTTCTGGCGTTGTATTTGGATTTAAAGGCTGGACAGCCCCTATTCTTACGGGGTTTAGCGTGCAGGGAAATGACTTAAATACAGCGGACGTCCATTTAATTTCGCAGTGGAGATATATTTTAATGGAGTTTGGTCTTGCTTGGTTTGTATCACTTGTTGTTGGAACGCTTGCTTTTATGCTGTCTGTTTTAATTAAAAGTACAGCTGCGGGTATGGGTGTGATGCTTGCTTGTTTGATTGCAGGTACGATTTTAAGCAGCATGGTTTCTTCATGGCATTCGGCTAAGTATTTGTTTATGGTTAATTTAAATTTAACTTCTTATCTGCAAGGCACAGCTCCTCCGACTGAAGGAATGACATTAGGGTTTTCCTTGGGTGTTTTAACTATTTGGGGACTTGCCGGGCTGCTCGTGTCTTTTCTGGTATTTACCAAAAAAGATGTGTACTAA
- a CDS encoding DUF6376 family protein, whose translation MKKWMLVISTAVLFMVGGCSFLEDTSSTLNYANDAKDYVSEAQKFAEEIPPLAEKAVNDDEAIKKLEQKLQEMKGKAEEFNKTKAPDVASDVHDQLVQQNEKIISGIEAYEANIKDGSFNPEALKNSELFQSIQDVSSIMNQIKELGQ comes from the coding sequence GTGAAAAAGTGGATGCTAGTGATATCAACTGCTGTTCTTTTTATGGTCGGCGGCTGTTCTTTTCTTGAAGATACAAGCAGTACTTTGAACTACGCAAACGATGCGAAAGATTACGTGAGTGAAGCACAAAAGTTTGCTGAAGAAATACCGCCTCTAGCGGAAAAAGCTGTTAATGACGACGAGGCAATAAAAAAGCTAGAGCAAAAGCTGCAGGAAATGAAAGGGAAAGCTGAAGAATTTAATAAAACAAAAGCTCCTGACGTCGCTTCTGATGTGCACGATCAGCTTGTTCAACAAAATGAAAAAATCATTAGTGGAATTGAAGCATATGAAGCCAATATAAAGGATGGCAGCTTCAATCCAGAAGCGCTAAAAAACAGTGAATTATTTCAATCAATTCAAGATGTATCAAGTATTATGAACCAAATTAAAGAATTAGGTCAGTAA
- a CDS encoding NAD(P)-dependent oxidoreductase: MKVGLIGLGNMGLPMAENMIKAGHELVIYNRTASKAESLVKKGAKVVETPAQAAQEANLVFTILSNDEALEEVTLSEAGVLAGLQEGGIHVSVSTISVDLSEKLTSAHAASGQHFVAATVLGRPDAAAAAALKVIVAGNKEAREQVWPLFEAIGQTIFTVGDEPYLSNVAKLGNNFLLVSMLEAVSEAVVMVEQYGMQAEEFLEVVNSLFASPVYKNYGNLIAKRDFDPAGFKLELGLKDVNLAIDAAKKVSAPLPLGELVKGHYEQGIENGWGHLDWSALLKTVEALKKDN; this comes from the coding sequence ATGAAAGTAGGTTTGATTGGTTTAGGAAATATGGGATTACCGATGGCGGAAAATATGATAAAAGCGGGTCATGAACTTGTCATTTATAACCGCACTGCTTCAAAGGCGGAGAGTCTTGTGAAAAAAGGAGCAAAGGTTGTAGAGACACCTGCTCAAGCAGCACAAGAAGCGAATCTTGTCTTTACGATTCTTTCAAATGATGAGGCTTTAGAAGAAGTAACGCTTTCAGAAGCTGGTGTACTTGCAGGCCTTCAAGAAGGTGGTATTCACGTCTCAGTGAGTACTATTAGCGTAGATTTGTCGGAAAAATTAACAAGCGCACATGCTGCATCAGGACAGCATTTTGTTGCAGCGACTGTTTTAGGTCGCCCCGACGCAGCAGCAGCTGCGGCTCTCAAAGTAATAGTTGCAGGTAATAAAGAAGCAAGAGAGCAAGTTTGGCCGCTATTTGAAGCGATTGGTCAAACTATTTTTACTGTAGGAGACGAGCCTTACTTATCAAATGTAGCTAAGCTTGGCAATAATTTTTTATTAGTATCGATGTTAGAAGCTGTTTCTGAAGCAGTAGTCATGGTAGAGCAGTATGGCATGCAAGCGGAGGAGTTTCTTGAAGTGGTTAATAGCTTATTTGCATCTCCTGTGTATAAAAATTACGGCAATTTAATTGCTAAAAGAGACTTTGATCCAGCCGGGTTCAAGCTGGAGCTTGGACTAAAAGATGTAAACCTGGCTATTGATGCAGCCAAAAAAGTGTCCGCTCCGCTTCCGTTAGGAGAGCTTGTGAAAGGTCATTATGAACAAGGAATCGAAAATGGCTGGGGTCATTTAGACTGGTCCGCTTTACTAAAAACAGTTGAAGCTCTAAAAAAAGATAACTAA
- a CDS encoding ABC transporter ATP-binding protein: MSEVTLSVKGLKKVIGKREIIKNIDFELKRGEVFGFLGPNGAGKTTTIRMLVGLIRPTAGSISICGYSVSKQFTKAMEHIGCIVENPELYPYLSGWENLQHFSRMIPSMTEERIHEVVELVGLQERIHDLVRTYSLGMRQRLGIAQALLGKPKVLILDEPTNGLDPSGIRDMRKFIRFLAESEGLSVLVSSHLLSEIQLMCDRVAIIAKGEVIHTESVKTLLTQQERLLWKLDPQPAGIDVLEQVTDFVQVQGKYVTTFYEEAEVGEWNKQLIQAGVTVKEMNRKLPTLEDLFIEMTGGESID, from the coding sequence ATGAGTGAAGTAACGCTTTCAGTAAAAGGACTGAAAAAAGTAATAGGAAAACGTGAAATCATCAAAAATATTGATTTTGAACTAAAAAGAGGCGAAGTATTTGGGTTTTTAGGACCCAATGGAGCTGGTAAAACGACAACGATTCGAATGCTTGTCGGCTTGATTCGCCCGACGGCTGGTTCCATTTCTATTTGTGGATACAGCGTATCGAAGCAGTTTACAAAAGCGATGGAGCATATCGGCTGTATTGTTGAAAACCCTGAGCTGTATCCATACTTAAGCGGCTGGGAAAATCTGCAGCACTTTTCACGCATGATTCCTTCTATGACGGAAGAACGTATTCACGAAGTGGTGGAGTTAGTTGGCTTACAAGAGCGTATCCACGATTTAGTTCGCACTTATTCGTTAGGTATGAGGCAGCGTTTAGGAATTGCACAAGCGCTTCTCGGAAAACCAAAAGTGCTCATTTTAGATGAGCCAACGAACGGACTAGACCCTTCTGGGATTCGGGATATGCGTAAATTTATTCGCTTTTTAGCTGAAAGTGAAGGTCTAAGCGTCTTAGTATCGAGTCATTTGCTGAGCGAGATTCAGCTAATGTGTGATCGAGTAGCGATTATTGCAAAAGGAGAAGTTATTCACACAGAATCGGTGAAGACCCTGTTAACTCAGCAAGAGCGCTTACTGTGGAAGCTAGATCCGCAGCCTGCAGGAATAGATGTCTTAGAACAAGTGACGGACTTTGTGCAAGTGCAGGGGAAGTATGTCACGACGTTTTATGAAGAAGCTGAAGTGGGAGAGTGGAACAAACAGCTCATTCAAGCAGGAGTAACGGTAAAAGAAATGAACCGAAAGCTTCCAACTCTTGAAGATTTATTTATCGAAATGACAGGAGGCGAATCGATTGATTAG
- a CDS encoding cold-shock protein, with product MEQGKVKWFNAEKGFGFIEREGGDDVFVHFSAIQSEGFKSLDEGQAVTFDVEQGQRGPQAANVQKA from the coding sequence ATGGAACAAGGTAAAGTAAAATGGTTTAACGCAGAAAAAGGTTTTGGATTCATCGAGCGCGAAGGTGGAGACGATGTATTCGTACACTTCTCAGCAATCCAAAGCGAAGGCTTCAAGTCTTTAGACGAAGGTCAAGCTGTAACATTTGACGTAGAACAAGGTCAACGCGGACCTCAAGCTGCTAACGTTCAAAAAGCATAA
- a CDS encoding PLP-dependent aminotransferase family protein, with product MNWRPDRASKKAIYKQIAEYIESCISSGAFPPDSMLPSERTLAAELNVNRSTVVAAYEELQALGIVERKKGSGTRVSSSIWGISRKRIPNWGRYVEDGSFLPNLPLVQRIRSEALRTDFVNLASGELAPSLFPSEDFQRILAGMPFNEHLGYDHPHGNERLRDAIAAHVHEYRKISTDSNSILITSGAQQALHLIVQCLLKPGDAVAIEDPSYSYSLPLFQSAGLRTFLLPVDKNGANPDDLVELHKKHRIRMVFLNPYYQNPTGIVLSEARRKRFLELSSEYGIPLIEDDPYSLTAFDGNVHQTLKSMDENGNVLYISSLSKIVASGLRIGWIVGPEQVIQRLADAKQQIDFGHSIFPQWIAYQFLNSPTFSSHIEKLRQELKKQEYALSSSLNELLGSKVSFDSPQGGIHLWCKVNQPVDDYRLLEESLKRGVAFVPGSVLSSQSGAIRFTFGRGEEEVIREGIKRFASALKSLE from the coding sequence ATGAACTGGAGACCAGATCGCGCTAGCAAAAAAGCGATTTATAAACAAATTGCAGAATATATTGAAAGCTGTATTTCATCGGGAGCGTTTCCGCCGGATTCTATGCTGCCATCAGAACGAACGCTTGCTGCTGAGCTAAATGTGAACAGAAGCACGGTAGTAGCTGCTTATGAAGAGCTGCAGGCACTTGGAATCGTAGAACGTAAAAAAGGAAGCGGCACGCGAGTTAGTTCGAGCATCTGGGGAATTTCCCGTAAACGTATTCCAAACTGGGGGAGATATGTAGAAGACGGTTCATTTTTGCCTAATTTACCTCTCGTACAGCGAATAAGAAGCGAAGCTTTGCGAACAGATTTTGTAAACTTAGCCAGCGGAGAATTAGCTCCTAGCTTATTTCCAAGTGAAGATTTTCAGCGAATATTAGCGGGCATGCCGTTTAATGAGCATTTAGGCTATGATCATCCTCACGGCAATGAACGTCTGCGTGATGCTATTGCTGCTCATGTTCATGAGTACCGGAAAATCTCCACGGACTCTAATTCCATTTTAATTACATCAGGTGCACAGCAAGCACTTCATTTGATTGTGCAGTGCCTGTTAAAACCAGGAGATGCAGTAGCAATTGAAGATCCGTCCTATAGCTATTCACTGCCGCTTTTTCAATCAGCAGGTTTACGAACGTTTTTGCTGCCTGTAGATAAAAATGGAGCCAACCCGGACGACTTAGTAGAATTACATAAAAAGCATCGCATTCGTATGGTTTTTTTAAATCCGTATTATCAAAACCCGACCGGTATTGTGTTATCAGAAGCGCGTCGAAAGCGGTTTTTAGAGCTTTCTTCAGAATACGGCATTCCGCTTATTGAAGATGATCCTTATTCACTCACGGCATTTGACGGAAATGTACATCAAACGCTGAAATCGATGGACGAGAACGGAAATGTCCTCTATATCAGCTCGCTTTCTAAAATTGTTGCATCGGGCCTTCGAATTGGCTGGATAGTGGGGCCAGAGCAAGTGATTCAGCGCCTGGCAGATGCTAAGCAGCAAATTGACTTTGGTCACAGCATCTTTCCGCAATGGATTGCTTATCAATTCTTAAATTCCCCTACGTTTTCTTCTCATATTGAAAAGCTTAGACAAGAGCTCAAAAAACAAGAGTATGCCCTGTCGTCGAGTCTGAACGAATTGCTCGGGTCAAAAGTATCTTTCGATTCGCCTCAAGGCGGGATTCACTTATGGTGCAAGGTGAATCAGCCGGTCGACGATTATCGTTTATTGGAAGAATCACTTAAAAGAGGAGTTGCTTTTGTTCCGGGAAGCGTGCTGAGTTCTCAAAGCGGAGCTATTCGCTTTACGTTTGGCAGAGGGGAAGAAGAGGTCATTCGAGAAGGAATTAAACGTTTTGCGAGCGCCCTAAAGAGTCTGGAATAG
- a CDS encoding GDSL-type esterase/lipase family protein — protein sequence MKAKGKWVWIVSFISIISCLLFAAGLGMSIYDYVSASKATVKEMPKPKQETSISNKSTKNYTIVALGDSLTRGTGDAAGKGYVGYLKDNLEEKTKKKILLSNFGIKGQTSSQLASQVKQQQIQRQIKSADTVLITIGGNDLFQGGQTLQNLNKNNIQKLENDYLKNVDSILKSIRSANKDATIFLIGLYNPFSNLQDAKTTTAIVREWNYKSSELSANYKQTVFVPTFDLFQLKVDDYLYTDKFHPNAKGYKLIAERVASLITW from the coding sequence GTGAAAGCGAAAGGAAAGTGGGTATGGATTGTATCCTTTATTTCGATTATTTCGTGTCTGCTGTTTGCAGCGGGGCTTGGAATGTCTATTTATGATTATGTTAGCGCCTCAAAAGCTACTGTAAAAGAAATGCCAAAGCCAAAGCAAGAAACAAGCATCAGTAACAAAAGTACAAAGAATTATACGATTGTCGCTTTAGGAGATTCACTGACAAGAGGAACAGGAGATGCAGCGGGAAAAGGATACGTTGGATATTTAAAAGATAATCTTGAAGAAAAAACGAAGAAGAAAATTCTCTTAAGTAACTTTGGAATAAAAGGTCAAACATCTTCGCAGCTGGCAAGTCAAGTAAAGCAGCAGCAAATTCAGCGGCAGATTAAGTCTGCAGACACCGTGTTGATTACGATTGGCGGAAATGACTTATTTCAAGGGGGCCAAACGCTGCAAAACTTAAATAAAAACAATATTCAAAAGCTAGAAAATGACTATTTAAAAAACGTAGACAGCATCTTAAAAAGCATCCGTTCGGCAAATAAAGACGCGACGATTTTTTTAATTGGTTTATATAATCCGTTTAGTAACCTGCAAGATGCAAAAACGACAACGGCTATTGTACGAGAATGGAATTACAAAAGCAGTGAATTAAGCGCTAATTATAAGCAAACTGTTTTTGTTCCGACCTTTGATTTGTTTCAGCTAAAGGTAGATGACTACTTATATACTGATAAGTTTCATCCGAATGCAAAAGGCTACAAGCTGATCGCAGAGCGTGTAGCATCGCTTATTACGTGGTAA